The sequence GTTATATACTTATATCTGACCGACCGATACACATTATTATTTCTTTCGAAGTTCACATGAAATATCCTTTTATCATTACTTCTTCTCgcgtctcttctctctctctcgctctctctatTTCTTGATCTCTCTGCTACATCGAGAAAACAGACAAAACATGTCTAAAGTTACCACAGAGCTCGACTTCTTCGGTCTTGACAAGAATCAGACCAATAACGCTCCAAAGCCCAAGTTCAAGAAAACTCTCGACCGTCGTCGCAGTTTCCGAGgtttgttttaccttttttatcTTTCTCATATTCTTCTCTTGTTTTATCTTGTCCTGAACCGTTTGGTTTTGACTTTCATTACAGAAATGCAAGGTGCGATTTCTAAGATAGATCCGGAGATTATCAAATCACTGTTGGCTTCTGGTGCTAACCGTTCCGAGTCATCCACCAGATCGCTTTCTGTTCCATCTACTCCCAAGGAGGATCATCCTCAAATACCGTCTTCTCCTGTCCACGTGCCTCTTTCcaggtttttatttttttataaaaatattttgtcattttagcgcaccaaagaataaaaaataataatttcaacAAAATATTTCCTCAGGCCTAGTATGGAACTTGTCTCTGGAACTGTTCCTATGACCATTTTCTACAATGGAACCGTCTCCGTTTTCCAAGTGTCTCCTAACAAGGCTGAGGATATTTTGAAGGTTGCCATGCAGACAACACCAGAGAAAGACAAATCGGTGGAGAAAGATCTTTCGGTAATCCCTCCGACCACTCTAAGGTCAAAGCTCTTTGGCAAGAATCTAGAAGGAGGTTAGTAATAAATTAATAGTGAGTCACCTAGTGCTTGATTCTTCAAAAATATGCTAGTTATTGCAAGTAATTTAaaaagggtttttttttttttgacgtcgttTAAAAAGGGTTTGTTGTTAGCAACATGAACATCTATatagaaaaatgaccaaaaccatggaccggacgaaccaactagttttttttttactctttgAACTTTGAGATATCTTTATATACTATTTAAGATATCTTAACTTTGTCTCTAGATGATTTATTTGAATATCAATCTTAGAATACTACTCAAGAAGCTATGGGCAAACTTCAGCTAAATTTTATTATGGATTGGATTAGACTGTGTAGATCGGATTCTTAtactatattattttagatgagtttttaatataaaatcaattaGTAATAATTGAATTTGTCCATCTCTCTTATATATTCAAAATCCTTTCCAACTTATGATTTTGGATTTTGtctataacaaaatctgttaaCTTGTTATGAATTAGGAGTTGAAAGTGTAACCAATTGTTTCTGATCAGGAAgtgttttttgtgtgtgtgtgcagATCTTCCCATCGCAAGGAGAAAGTCACTACAAAGGTTTCTTGAGAAGCGCAAGGAGAGATAATTGCTCTCTCCTACCTTCCAAGGATTAACCCCAAAACAATTAAACTAAAAGgtttcttattctttctctgtgTCGACTTTTAcccatttttataaatattcattCAAAACCCATGATAAATTATTAGGAGTGGTGCCTCTTTTACTCAATACAACTTTTAGATCTGCATGTGGTTGTTCAGCGAAGCACATGCTTCTACGTAGACATTGTCGAGCTATacgtatatttttaaaagcttaGGTTATTGTGGAACTTCAAAAACGTGTTGACTTTAGGTCTCTCTTTTTGTTTACTTCCGACAAGTGATATCTttcaaaatgatttatataaatcaatGATGAGAAAATGAGAAGAAACACCGAAAGTAACTTAACATTTGTTTGTATTGTTTGTACCATGCCGCCAAGAAAGATTGACGTGTTCTAAATAAGTTACTGTTGCTATAAAATGCGTTCTCGcattttctttatcttttttgTTTGCTTGTGTTTGCAGATTAGTATCAACATGTCCTTACTTTCCAACATCAGCCTAAAACGAAActctttatctttttctttttttgactgGGACGTGAAACCAAACCAGTTCATCCTGCATTTGGCTTCTCCCCAAATCTTTTGGAATCTCACTACACAGCTTTAGTATATTACGTTTCTTTCTTAAGAATATACAGTTTCTTATATAAGTATGTTGCCATCTTCTTAAATGATTATTATTATCTCTAATGTCAAGACTCAGACACTTTGTGTTATTACATGTTTCCACTATTTCTTGTATTTACACtacttttttgtaatttttagtaCTTGGAAAAGAAACGCCTCTTGGCTTCACGTGAAGTTTCCGATTGCGTCTTCAAATAAAATGTGTCTATTATCATGTTTTAACTTTGCGTCTATGATTATATATCTTGTTTGGTCTAGTTTTGTCGTTAGGGAATACGTATTATAATGGAAATTATTTTAGGAAACACGTGAATGTATGTTAGTTAAAATAATACGGTCACGTCTTGCCGACTAATGTGATGTCTTTTATACTCAAAAGTCCTAGACGTGGCACGAGTTTGGTCTTGGTGGAACTGTAAATTGGTATAAACATAAATAGAAGGATAAAGTGAGCGTACTTTGTGTGCCTTCTTTTAAACCAATACCACTTCCATTGAATAGTATCCATCACTAACATTAACAGAGCATGGTTTGTCCGCATTAAAGAAACAATACCAATTCATATACTCCGGACCACCATTTAATGTTGCCTTTTTCAATTGAAACCAAAATACTGTTAATATtgatacctttttttttaacacagtTAATATTGATACCTAATTTCTGCAATTTGAATATTTGAGGGTGAAATCATGATGATTTGCTCTACGAGAGAAGATAGTTAGATATGTTTTCACTTTCGCTATCtacaaagaataaaaaaaaaacttaaatcaaAGTTCACAGTTATTGCAAAAATGTTTTGgagataaataattttaacatactttcaaaaaaaatcatgatGATAGGTTGTACTTTAGCAATTTAgcatatagtatatttttgaatAGCAATTCGCATGCCACaatgatataatttaatgtgtACTGCTGTCTTCGCAATAAAAGTTGAAACCAATATAAGTTTATGTCACTGTTGATCATCTAATGTGTATTGTTCTCTTCACAATGACCTCTGAACCCTCCAATGCAGTCTCAGCCGCCGGACACCATCATCTGCTAGTACTGCTACACCGGCACCTGCTCATGTATGAACCTCTC comes from Brassica rapa cultivar Chiifu-401-42 chromosome A02, CAAS_Brap_v3.01, whole genome shotgun sequence and encodes:
- the LOC103850854 gene encoding protein TIFY 9 isoform X2, with translation MSKVTTELDFFGLDKNQTNNAPKPKFKKTLDRRRSFREMQGAISKIDPEIIKSLLASGANRSESSTRSLSVPSTPKEDHPQIPSSPVHVPLSRPSMELVSGTVPMTIFYNGTVSVFQVSPNKAEDILKVAMQTTPEKDKSVEKDLSIFPSQGESHYKGFLRSARRDNCSLLPSKD
- the LOC103850854 gene encoding protein TIFY 9 isoform X1, coding for MSKVTTELDFFGLDKNQTNNAPKPKFKKTLDRRRSFREMQGAISKIDPEIIKSLLASGANRSESSTRSLSVPSTPKEDHPQIPSSPVHVPLSRPSMELVSGTVPMTIFYNGTVSVFQVSPNKAEDILKVAMQTTPEKDKSVEKDLSVIPPTTLRSKLFGKNLEGDLPIARRKSLQRFLEKRKERLVSTCPYFPTSA
- the LOC103850854 gene encoding protein TIFY 9 isoform X3, which translates into the protein MSKVTTELDFFGLDKNQTNNAPKPKFKKTLDRRRSFREMQGAISKIDPEIIKSLLASGANRSESSTRSLSVPSTPKEDHPQIPSSPVHVPLSRPSMELVSGTVPMTIFYNGTVSVFQVSPNKAEDILKVAMQTTPEKDKSVEKDLSIFPSQGESHYKGFLRSARRD